A section of the Streptomyces sp. NBC_01335 genome encodes:
- a CDS encoding DnaB-like helicase C-terminal domain-containing protein yields the protein MPDRPEETSGYVPVAQVVETFWDSLEARMGTGGGVKMTGIPTGLADLDALTGGLQPEQLIVIGARPAMGKSTLALDFARTAAVVHDKTVGGEAAPGRGGPRRGRPPRPRGRARRAPDPPDARRGSRARP from the coding sequence GTGCCGGACCGGCCCGAGGAGACCTCCGGCTACGTCCCCGTCGCCCAGGTCGTGGAGACGTTCTGGGACAGCCTGGAAGCCCGGATGGGGACCGGCGGCGGCGTGAAGATGACCGGCATCCCGACCGGGCTGGCCGACCTGGACGCGCTGACCGGCGGACTCCAGCCCGAGCAGCTCATCGTCATTGGCGCCCGCCCCGCCATGGGCAAGTCCACCCTCGCCCTAGACTTCGCCCGCACCGCGGCCGTCGTCCACGACAAGACCGTGGGCGGAGAAGCTGCTCCAGGACGCGGCGGCCCGCGCCGAGGCCGCCCGCCTCGACCGCGAGGTCGAGCTCGCCGAGCGCCAGACCCTCCGGATGCGCGACGAGGCAGCCGAGCGCGCCCTTGA